A DNA window from Euzebyales bacterium contains the following coding sequences:
- a CDS encoding amidohydrolase family protein yields the protein MNDLDRPRRQRIVVDGMHLPEPSDARVLVWEDRRIVWVGTDPRQAPPVDETIALAGAWITPGFVDAHVHGTATGLKLDGVDLSSSMSADDVVDRVKAYAADRDDDPIVGSGWEEHGWPIAVPPSAEQLASAAPGRRVLLDRIDGHSCLVDPRTLALVDGHGDDIDRDDAGRPTGWLREAAAGRARTRIWDLLPDARRSRARQAAARHAAQVGITCMHEMGNRALSSLDDAVAWSTGDWPVEVLAWWADIDPSVALTHRLQPGGDLFLDGAIGSRTAAVSGGYRDGPDLGGLFFSDSEVVNFFVRCTRAGVGGGVHAIGDEAIEQAVAGVERAAAEVGRTAARDCRHRIEHVELPRAGHVQRMARLGIVASVQPAFDALWGGPSGLYASRFGRDAAVVSNPFSDFVAAGCSMAFGSDSTVTPMAPWAGVLAATAHRGGYSISRRTALTAATLGGRHVARQEGVGPLRPGYRADLAVWDGDPMAGALDTPPRCLMTMVGGFVTSSSTEYS from the coding sequence ATGAACGACCTGGACCGGCCACGGCGGCAGCGGATCGTGGTCGACGGCATGCACCTCCCGGAGCCCTCTGACGCGCGGGTGCTGGTCTGGGAGGATCGTCGCATCGTGTGGGTCGGGACCGACCCGCGCCAGGCTCCTCCGGTCGACGAGACGATCGCATTGGCCGGTGCGTGGATCACCCCCGGGTTCGTTGACGCGCACGTGCACGGCACGGCCACGGGCCTAAAGCTCGACGGTGTCGACCTGTCGTCGTCGATGAGTGCCGACGACGTCGTGGACCGCGTGAAGGCGTACGCCGCGGACCGTGACGACGACCCGATCGTCGGCAGCGGCTGGGAGGAGCACGGCTGGCCGATCGCCGTGCCGCCGTCGGCGGAGCAGCTCGCCTCGGCGGCGCCAGGGCGTCGCGTGCTGCTGGACCGCATCGACGGGCACAGCTGTCTCGTGGACCCACGGACGCTGGCGCTGGTCGACGGTCACGGCGACGACATCGACCGCGACGACGCGGGCCGTCCGACCGGGTGGCTGCGCGAGGCCGCCGCCGGTCGCGCACGCACGCGCATCTGGGACCTGCTGCCGGACGCGCGACGGTCCCGTGCGCGACAGGCGGCGGCGAGGCACGCGGCCCAGGTGGGCATCACGTGCATGCACGAGATGGGCAACCGCGCACTGTCGTCGCTCGACGACGCGGTCGCGTGGTCCACGGGGGACTGGCCGGTCGAGGTCCTCGCGTGGTGGGCTGACATCGACCCCTCGGTGGCCCTGACACATCGCCTGCAACCGGGTGGCGATCTCTTCCTCGACGGCGCGATCGGCTCACGGACCGCCGCGGTGTCGGGTGGCTACCGCGACGGCCCCGACCTCGGCGGGCTCTTCTTCAGCGATTCAGAGGTCGTCAACTTCTTCGTGCGTTGCACGCGCGCCGGTGTCGGCGGCGGCGTACACGCGATCGGTGACGAAGCGATCGAACAGGCCGTCGCGGGTGTCGAGCGGGCCGCCGCCGAGGTGGGCCGGACGGCGGCGCGCGACTGCCGCCACCGCATCGAACACGTCGAGCTGCCCCGCGCCGGCCACGTGCAGCGTATGGCGCGGCTGGGGATCGTGGCGAGCGTGCAGCCGGCGTTCGACGCCTTGTGGGGCGGTCCGTCAGGGCTGTACGCGAGCCGCTTCGGTCGTGACGCGGCGGTGGTGAGCAACCCGTTCTCGGACTTCGTCGCGGCCGGGTGCAGCATGGCGTTCGGCTCGGACTCGACCGTGACGCCCATGGCTCCGTGGGCCGGCGTGCTTGCGGCCACCGCGCACCGTGGCGGCTACTCGATCAGCCGGCGCACGGCGTTGACGGCCGCAACGCTCGGCGGGCGCCACGTCGCCCGTCAGGAGGGCGTGGGGCCGCTGCGCCCGGGGTATCGCGCGGATCTGGCGGTCTGGGACGGCGATCCCATGGCGGGGGCGTTGGACACCCCGCCACGGTGCCTCATGACGATGGTCGGCGGGTTTGTGACTAGTAGTAGTACCGAATATTCCTAG